In Nicotiana tabacum cultivar K326 chromosome 21, ASM71507v2, whole genome shotgun sequence, one DNA window encodes the following:
- the LOC107805897 gene encoding uncharacterized protein At5g65660-like, producing MENQNYVPQHVDASRPSLGFPLGTAVLLILIFSLSGIFSCCYHWDKLRSLRRSFSDLEAGLDPASLKSKQNNLNWKQRQSTILPAVLMPGDEVPKFIAFPCPCQFPRPEKVVEELPKLPPPLPSPPKPPRTVAEVPFY from the exons ATGGAGAACCAGAATTATGTACCGCAACATGTGGACGCGTCTAGGCCGTCCTTAGGCTTCCCTTTGGGCACTGCGGTTTTGTTGATTCTCATATTTAGCTTAAGTGGCATATTTTCTTGCTGTTACCATTGGGACAAGCTCCGCTCTCTCCGCCGCTCTTTCTCTGACCTTGAAGCTGGCCTTGATCCTGCTTCTTTGAAATCTAAGCAAAACAACTTG AATTGGAAGCAAAGGCAAAGCACAATTTTGCCAGCAGTATTAATGCCAGGAGATGAAGTACCAAAATTCATAGCATTTCCATGTCCATGTCAATTTCCAAGACCGGAAAAGGTTGTCGAAGAGTTGCCGAAATTGCCGCCGCCGTTGCCTTCGCCGCCTAAGCCGCCTCGAACGGTGGCGGAAGTACCTTTCTACTAG